Proteins from one Danaus plexippus chromosome 18 unlocalized genomic scaffold, MEX_DaPlex mxdp_20, whole genome shotgun sequence genomic window:
- the LOC116773290 gene encoding signal recognition particle 14 kDa protein, with protein sequence MVLLGNDEFLIELSKLFQKARASGSISMTMKRYDGRTKPVSRDGTPAIKDPQYKCLVRAQSGSKKISTVIEQRDVEKFTMAYSNLLKTSVNGLKRLKKPKKKAIAAN encoded by the exons ATGGTCTTATTAGGAAATGATGAG TTTTTGATTGAACTTTcaaagttatttcaaaaagCTAGGGCATCAGGTTCTATCTCTATGACTATGAAAAGAT ATGATGGGAGGACTAAACCTGTATCTCGAGATGGAACACCTGCTATCAAAGACCCACAGTATAAATGCCTTGTTAGAGCTCAATCAGGAAGCAAGAAAATTTCAACTGTTATTGAACAGCGGGatgttgaaaaatttacaatggCTTACTCTAATCTTCTTAAAACTAGTGTAAATGGTTTAAAACGTTTAAAGAAGCCTAAGAAGAAGGCAATAGCagcaaattaa